A single genomic interval of Candidatus Thermodiscus eudorianus harbors:
- a CDS encoding zinc finger domain-containing protein — translation MSATPVRKLDVYDPVTPPVCTSCGRIIHPNERATVFVCPNCGIAVIRRCSRCRAQGAPYTCPNCGFTGP, via the coding sequence GTGTCTGCAACGCCCGTAAGGAAGCTGGACGTGTATGACCCAGTGACTCCGCCTGTGTGTACTAGCTGTGGCCGCATAATACATCCGAATGAGAGGGCTACAGTCTTCGTATGCCCCAACTGCGGCATAGCAGTTATTAGGAGATGCTCCAGGTGTAGAGCCCAGGGAGCACCCTATACATGCCCTAACTGCGGGTTCACGGGGCCCTAG
- the gatD gene encoding Glu-tRNA(Gln) amidotransferase subunit GatD: MGSFQVEPGERVRITRDDGLVIEGVVMPRYELASPDHLVVKLDNGYNIGVRIDRIRKLEKLGVHRKLYKPGEPAPLAEELKINREKRVMVLGTGGTIASRIDYETGAVRPQLDPEELAQAVPEAFSYASLDVEELFHIFSENLKPRHWETIAEKVYEKLKKGYDGVVIPHGTDTMGYTAAALAFAFHKGLSAPIVLVGSQRSSDRPSSDAAFNFVSAVLTASQAPFAEVVVVMHGETGDSYALAHRGTRVRKMHSSRRDAFQSINTGPLAKIYPWSGEIRILDSRYRARGREETILENGFDDRVALVKFFPGRVAEMLELILSSGYHGIVIEGTGFGHVDDETIEVIRKAVKDGIPVAVATQTVFGPVNLKVYATGRKMLEAGVIPVDDMIAETAYVKLSWILARTRDIDEVRSLMQTPLAHEIGERQALRFYPRWEHELTL, from the coding sequence TTGGGGAGTTTCCAGGTAGAGCCAGGAGAGAGGGTCCGGATCACTAGAGACGACGGCCTCGTTATCGAAGGGGTTGTCATGCCTCGCTACGAGTTGGCATCACCAGATCACCTGGTAGTTAAGTTAGACAACGGATACAATATCGGTGTAAGGATAGACAGAATACGTAAGCTGGAGAAACTCGGGGTACATAGGAAGCTCTACAAGCCCGGCGAGCCAGCTCCACTGGCCGAGGAGTTGAAGATCAACCGGGAGAAGCGTGTAATGGTTCTAGGCACGGGCGGGACAATAGCCAGCAGGATCGACTACGAGACTGGAGCGGTTAGGCCGCAACTCGACCCCGAGGAGCTGGCCCAGGCTGTCCCCGAGGCCTTCAGCTACGCCTCCCTAGACGTGGAGGAGCTGTTCCATATATTCAGCGAGAACTTGAAGCCGCGTCACTGGGAGACGATAGCAGAGAAGGTATACGAGAAGCTGAAGAAGGGGTATGATGGCGTCGTAATACCGCATGGAACCGATACCATGGGTTACACGGCCGCTGCCCTAGCCTTCGCCTTCCACAAGGGACTCTCGGCCCCCATAGTACTGGTCGGCTCCCAGAGGAGTAGCGACAGGCCGAGTAGCGATGCCGCCTTTAACTTCGTCTCGGCGGTACTCACCGCCTCGCAGGCACCCTTCGCCGAGGTAGTGGTTGTTATGCATGGGGAGACGGGGGACTCCTACGCGCTTGCCCATAGGGGGACCCGGGTCCGCAAGATGCATTCGAGCAGGAGGGACGCCTTCCAGTCGATAAACACGGGACCGCTCGCCAAGATATACCCGTGGAGTGGAGAGATTAGGATACTCGATTCCAGGTACAGGGCTAGGGGGAGGGAGGAGACGATCCTGGAGAACGGATTCGATGACAGGGTCGCCCTGGTGAAGTTCTTCCCGGGTCGTGTGGCGGAGATGCTAGAGCTGATTCTATCCAGCGGGTACCATGGGATAGTCATCGAGGGGACGGGCTTCGGCCACGTCGACGATGAGACTATAGAGGTTATAAGGAAGGCCGTCAAGGACGGGATACCGGTTGCAGTGGCTACACAGACAGTCTTCGGCCCGGTCAACCTAAAGGTATACGCTACTGGTAGGAAGATGCTTGAGGCTGGAGTCATCCCGGTCGACGATATGATAGCCGAGACGGCCTATGTCAAACTCTCATGGATACTAGCCCGTACAAGGGATATAGACGAGGTTAGGAGTCTCATGCAGACGCCTCTAGCCCACGAGATCGGGGAGAGGCAGGCTCTCAGGTTCTATCCGAGGTGGGAGCACGAGCTGACCCTCTAG
- a CDS encoding GHMP kinase: MECVEVSAPSHVHVGNIDIHGGLGRLYGTIGFALEEPRLRTRICSSRKGVRVSGSERAEFKRYLKLFAKRYKLDLKVEVLEEIPAHVGLGSTTPIALSIGYATALLSGDEPVLEEIAGLAGRSTISGLGFYTFKTGGFIVDGGFKPGSTRVPPLIFRTPLPRSLSIVYAVPARPVPRILELKAREDAILREMPSMDEEMAMRNARLLAMGILPAAAEGDWRGLGEYLYRLNKGLGEYWASRQGGIYCCSEVDEIIDYFIRGGAFCACQSSWGPTAYALVPSKRRDPLYHGLTKLLEKLGGGIHGVTSVDNDGARVVVRRG, from the coding sequence GTGGAATGCGTCGAGGTATCCGCGCCAAGCCACGTCCACGTCGGCAACATAGATATACATGGAGGCCTCGGCAGGCTCTATGGAACCATCGGATTTGCACTGGAGGAGCCCAGGCTAAGAACCCGAATATGCTCATCGCGCAAGGGCGTCAGGGTCTCTGGGAGTGAACGGGCAGAGTTCAAGAGGTACCTCAAGCTATTCGCCAAACGCTACAAGCTCGATCTCAAAGTCGAGGTCCTTGAAGAGATACCGGCCCACGTGGGCCTAGGTTCCACGACCCCTATAGCCTTATCCATAGGCTATGCCACAGCACTGCTATCGGGCGACGAACCCGTTTTAGAGGAGATAGCTGGCCTTGCCGGTAGATCCACGATAAGTGGATTGGGCTTTTACACGTTCAAGACCGGCGGGTTCATTGTAGATGGCGGGTTCAAGCCCGGGTCCACAAGGGTCCCTCCACTGATCTTCCGCACTCCCCTACCCAGATCCCTCTCCATAGTATATGCTGTACCGGCTAGGCCCGTCCCCAGGATACTGGAGCTTAAGGCGAGAGAGGACGCGATACTCCGGGAAATGCCCTCTATGGACGAAGAGATGGCAATGAGGAACGCCAGGTTGTTAGCGATGGGGATATTGCCGGCAGCCGCTGAGGGCGACTGGAGGGGGCTAGGCGAGTATCTCTACAGGCTCAATAAGGGTCTAGGCGAGTATTGGGCCTCTAGGCAGGGCGGTATCTACTGTTGTAGCGAGGTGGATGAGATAATAGACTACTTCATTAGAGGCGGCGCGTTCTGCGCGTGCCAGAGCAGTTGGGGGCCCACAGCCTATGCACTGGTCCCGAGTAAGAGGAGGGACCCTCTCTACCACGGTCTAACTAAGCTGTTGGAGAAGCTGGGGGGAGGAATACACGGCGTTACCAGCGTAGACAATGATGGAGCCCGCGTGGTGGTGAGGCGTGGCTAG
- the gatE gene encoding Glu-tRNA(Gln) amidotransferase subunit GatE, protein MEGIDYGKIGLKVGLEIHQQLATRSKLFCQCPAELSEEEHDEFERRLRPTRGEAGDVDIAALFEWRKGRSYLYEAPHRHSCLVEADEEPPHEINDEALVTTMAIAKAFNSHIVDEIHVMRKIVIDGSNTTGFQRTAIVALGGSLKVDGKEIPIETICLEEDAARKLGEEGLRIRYRLDRLGIPLIEIATAPVIYSPEEAARVALAIGRTLRLTGKVKRGLGTIRQDLNVSIRGGAKTEIKGVQRLDLIPKVIHYEVLRQMKLLELKEKLLERGATKDDYNVDPVDVTEVFKKTKSKLVKRILSQGGRVLAVRLRHFHGLLGMEVMPGRRVGTEFADYVRFWSGVGGIFHSDELPKYGISEGEVDMVYEATGAIKGEDAFVIVAAEYEKALKAVDTILMRARMSLDGVPEETRGANDDGTTRFLRPRPGSARMYPETDLPPKTVTSRHHAEAEKLKPEPLEAKRKRLIEEYGLPRELAEEVLDDVRLDLIEKLIAAYGERVKPTLIASFFVNTLRGLKGEGVDIDSVPEQVYEELIGLVADGRIAKEALEELVKAVYERKVYDVERLAEELGLSSLSREEAEKIIDEIVRDNIDIIRERGFRAMGVIMGRAMSRLRGRIDGKVVADIVKRKIQEALSGGR, encoded by the coding sequence GTGGAGGGGATTGATTACGGGAAGATAGGGCTCAAGGTCGGGCTTGAGATACACCAGCAGCTCGCGACCAGGTCCAAGCTATTCTGCCAGTGCCCGGCGGAGCTAAGCGAGGAGGAACACGACGAGTTCGAGAGGAGGCTGAGGCCTACCCGGGGGGAGGCTGGCGACGTCGATATAGCGGCGTTATTCGAGTGGAGGAAAGGCCGGTCATACCTCTACGAGGCCCCCCACCGCCATAGTTGCCTGGTTGAGGCGGACGAGGAGCCGCCCCACGAGATAAACGATGAAGCCCTAGTTACAACGATGGCGATAGCCAAGGCCTTCAACTCGCATATAGTAGACGAAATTCATGTAATGAGGAAGATAGTGATCGACGGCAGCAACACCACAGGGTTCCAGAGGACGGCCATCGTAGCCCTGGGAGGGTCCCTCAAGGTCGATGGGAAGGAGATACCCATAGAGACTATATGTCTAGAAGAAGACGCGGCTAGGAAGCTCGGAGAGGAAGGGCTTAGGATCAGGTATAGGCTCGACAGGCTCGGCATACCCCTCATAGAGATCGCGACGGCGCCGGTAATCTATTCTCCAGAGGAGGCCGCCAGGGTGGCCCTAGCAATCGGTAGGACCCTCCGTCTGACTGGCAAGGTCAAGAGGGGTCTTGGAACCATAAGACAAGACCTCAACGTCAGTATAAGGGGCGGAGCGAAGACCGAGATAAAGGGTGTACAGAGGCTCGACCTGATACCAAAAGTGATACACTACGAGGTCCTGAGGCAGATGAAGCTCCTAGAGTTGAAGGAGAAGCTCCTAGAAAGGGGAGCCACCAAGGACGATTACAATGTCGACCCAGTGGACGTAACAGAGGTCTTCAAGAAAACCAAGAGCAAACTGGTCAAGAGGATCCTCTCCCAGGGCGGCAGGGTCCTAGCGGTAAGGCTACGGCACTTCCACGGGCTACTTGGTATGGAGGTGATGCCGGGTAGGAGAGTTGGAACCGAGTTCGCAGACTACGTAAGGTTCTGGTCCGGCGTGGGCGGCATATTCCACAGTGACGAGCTACCGAAGTACGGGATCTCGGAGGGCGAGGTCGACATGGTATACGAGGCGACTGGCGCCATCAAGGGGGAGGACGCGTTCGTGATAGTAGCTGCTGAATACGAGAAGGCCTTGAAGGCTGTCGACACGATACTCATGAGGGCCAGGATGAGCTTAGATGGCGTACCCGAGGAGACCCGTGGAGCCAACGACGATGGAACCACGAGGTTCCTGAGACCCAGGCCGGGATCCGCTAGAATGTACCCCGAAACGGATCTACCTCCAAAAACCGTAACCAGCCGCCACCACGCTGAAGCTGAGAAGCTAAAGCCAGAGCCCTTGGAGGCAAAGAGGAAGAGGCTCATCGAGGAATACGGCCTGCCGCGGGAGCTAGCCGAGGAGGTATTGGATGATGTCAGGCTGGATCTCATAGAGAAGCTGATAGCCGCGTATGGCGAAAGAGTCAAGCCGACTCTGATAGCTTCATTCTTCGTAAACACGCTACGTGGATTGAAGGGCGAGGGCGTCGACATCGACAGCGTCCCCGAGCAGGTCTACGAAGAGTTGATCGGGCTAGTGGCTGATGGTAGGATCGCTAAGGAGGCGCTGGAGGAACTAGTCAAGGCGGTGTATGAGAGGAAGGTCTACGACGTCGAGAGGCTAGCTGAAGAGCTGGGATTGTCTAGCCTCTCAAGGGAGGAGGCCGAGAAGATAATAGACGAGATAGTAAGGGACAACATCGACATCATCAGGGAGCGCGGCTTCAGGGCGATGGGCGTGATCATGGGTAGGGCAATGTCGAGGCTTAGGGGCAGGATTGACGGTAAAGTGGTGGCCGATATAGTGAAGAGGAAGATACAGGAGGCCCTCTCTGGGGGTCGATAA
- a CDS encoding haloacid dehalogenase produces the protein MDYRRRIAEEVERAREFLSVRDEVREKAIKASRDVIKYSGWAITEIQKGDLARAEEYIGLLEEATAEFLALVKPFPELYYSGMAYNALSEYVEAIVLYRIVTGRDIPGYGDLGIPPTPYLQGLGDVVGELRRLVLEDIRNGVYDRAWRYYEIMEAIYLALRSLDLPEALAPGVRHKADVARRLTDDTKAFLIDLSTREKLTRLLEKSLGEA, from the coding sequence GTGGATTATAGGAGGCGTATTGCAGAGGAGGTTGAGAGGGCTAGGGAGTTCCTCTCGGTCCGAGACGAGGTTAGGGAGAAGGCTATCAAGGCGTCCAGGGACGTGATCAAGTATTCCGGCTGGGCTATAACAGAGATTCAGAAGGGTGATCTAGCCAGGGCCGAGGAATACATTGGGTTGCTGGAGGAGGCCACCGCCGAGTTCCTCGCGTTGGTCAAGCCTTTCCCGGAGCTCTACTATTCCGGGATGGCTTATAACGCGTTGAGCGAGTATGTTGAAGCCATCGTGCTGTACAGGATAGTCACTGGACGAGACATACCCGGCTACGGGGACCTCGGAATCCCGCCCACGCCATACCTCCAGGGCCTAGGCGACGTTGTAGGCGAGCTGAGGAGGCTCGTACTAGAGGACATCAGGAATGGCGTCTATGACCGTGCATGGAGGTACTACGAGATAATGGAGGCGATATACCTAGCTCTAAGGAGCCTGGACCTACCCGAGGCGCTAGCCCCTGGAGTTAGGCATAAAGCCGACGTCGCCCGTAGGTTGACCGATGACACCAAGGCCTTCCTAATAGACTTATCAACGAGGGAGAAGTTGACCCGTTTGCTAGAGAAGTCTCTCGGCGAAGCCTAG
- a CDS encoding polyprenyl synthetase family protein, whose product MANYLKGAERVEEIEAILYREWAEKKALIEEEINRVVNTQMNEAELIDVAKYISTGGKRFRGFLTLLTAEALGGKLDDALDAAVAIELVQAASLALDDIIDKDQLRRGRAAAWIVHGLPKTILSSLLFIPVSQRIVEKLGFRAIFHVIRAWEATVRGEILDSLLPELVPASRYIELCRLKTGSLFKLSTILGAISARVSSAVEKAMGEYGELLGILYQVADDVADYYNYKLGLRNLEPGIRHFEKWALTRGDDPVEVGLSYLQDRLAEAERVLDTVEFKNDKSVLLYFIPRFMVEKMLAEAGLKL is encoded by the coding sequence TTGGCTAACTATCTGAAAGGGGCTGAAAGGGTAGAGGAGATAGAGGCGATCCTCTACAGGGAGTGGGCCGAGAAGAAAGCCCTGATAGAAGAGGAGATTAACAGGGTAGTAAATACCCAGATGAACGAGGCGGAACTTATCGACGTCGCCAAGTACATCTCGACGGGCGGCAAGAGGTTTAGGGGTTTTCTGACCCTCCTAACAGCCGAGGCTTTGGGAGGGAAGCTCGACGACGCTCTAGACGCGGCCGTAGCCATTGAACTCGTCCAGGCGGCTAGCCTGGCTCTGGACGATATAATCGACAAGGACCAGCTTAGGAGGGGCCGTGCAGCGGCTTGGATAGTTCACGGTCTCCCGAAGACTATTCTCTCCAGCCTGCTCTTTATTCCCGTATCCCAGAGGATTGTTGAGAAGCTCGGTTTCAGGGCGATCTTCCATGTCATACGTGCCTGGGAGGCAACCGTGAGGGGGGAGATTCTGGACTCGCTGCTCCCAGAACTGGTCCCGGCCTCCCGGTACATAGAGTTGTGCAGGCTCAAGACTGGGAGCTTGTTCAAGCTATCGACTATCCTCGGGGCGATAAGCGCCAGGGTCTCCTCGGCGGTCGAGAAGGCCATGGGAGAATACGGTGAACTCCTAGGGATACTCTACCAGGTGGCCGACGATGTCGCAGACTACTACAACTACAAGCTAGGACTGAGGAACCTGGAGCCAGGCATAAGACATTTTGAGAAGTGGGCGCTCACAAGGGGAGACGACCCCGTGGAGGTAGGCCTAAGCTACCTCCAAGACCGGCTGGCCGAGGCGGAAAGGGTACTTGACACCGTAGAGTTCAAAAACGACAAGTCGGTGCTCCTATACTTCATACCCAGGTTTATGGTCGAGAAAATGCTTGCAGAAGCCGGGCTCAAGTTATAG
- a CDS encoding elongation factor 1-beta, translating into MARVAVVMKVLPSSVEITPQQLLEKIKEALPSDYQIMGSGEEPIAFGLKALKVIISIPEETEGGTEKLEELIKNIDIVEEVEVETVHRLS; encoded by the coding sequence ATGGCTAGAGTGGCAGTGGTCATGAAGGTATTGCCTAGCTCGGTCGAGATCACTCCACAGCAGTTGCTTGAGAAGATCAAAGAGGCGCTGCCGAGCGACTACCAGATCATGGGCAGTGGGGAAGAACCGATAGCCTTCGGCTTGAAAGCGCTTAAAGTCATCATATCAATCCCCGAGGAGACCGAGGGAGGCACAGAAAAGCTAGAGGAACTCATCAAGAATATAGACATAGTCGAAGAAGTAGAGGTAGAGACAGTACACAGGCTAAGCTAG
- a CDS encoding 30S ribosomal protein S30e, which produces MPTHGSMTKAGKVRKQTPKIPAKERKNPPPRLRNRFKYLKKLEQPAQAAPSRRR; this is translated from the coding sequence ATGCCGACACACGGGTCGATGACGAAGGCAGGTAAGGTGAGGAAGCAGACGCCCAAGATACCCGCAAAGGAGAGGAAGAACCCACCGCCCAGGCTAAGGAACAGGTTCAAGTATCTAAAGAAGTTAGAGCAGCCAGCCCAGGCAGCTCCCTCTAGGAGGAGGTAA
- a CDS encoding C/D box methylation guide ribonucleoprotein complex aNOP56 subunit (functions along with aFIB and aL7a; guides 2'-O-methylation of ribose to specific sites in RNAs) has protein sequence MTRTYGVYSDLKVYLADLIIGAFAFDEKGNRIDYELAPRDMDNAVDQAMKIESGEVYGSLARLLERLKDKKPTIVVEDDYLARSISKMDFEAKVEPGNNIALKARENLFKLALETGFSSSEEEFAQWLFEAELEYTRRKLRSAAQKRDLLAAQAIRAIDDIDKTVNLYVARLREWYSIHFPELNDLVKEHEDYVKIVAALGHRSNMTKKSLMDLGFSEEKAEKIAEAAKASIGADLSEFDVEAVQTLARIVSELYTLRRQLTEYIEQVMKEVAPNITALVGPLLGARLISLAGGLEKLARLPASTIQVLGAEKALFRALRTGGRPPKHGIIFQYPDIHRSPRWQRGKIARALAAKLAIAAKVDAFSGRFIGDKLREELRKRIEEIKKVYAKPPKRKPEPSKPAVGAGKPPKKGRGRRPPKKGRRGRGRARR, from the coding sequence ATGACGAGAACATACGGGGTGTATTCGGACTTGAAAGTATACTTGGCTGATTTGATCATAGGCGCATTCGCATTCGACGAGAAAGGCAATAGGATCGACTACGAGCTAGCCCCGAGGGATATGGATAACGCGGTCGACCAGGCTATGAAGATCGAGTCCGGCGAAGTCTACGGGTCACTTGCCAGGCTCCTGGAGAGGCTTAAGGACAAGAAGCCCACTATAGTAGTAGAGGACGACTACTTGGCCCGTAGTATATCGAAGATGGACTTCGAGGCCAAGGTGGAGCCCGGCAATAACATAGCCTTGAAGGCCAGGGAGAACCTATTCAAGCTAGCCCTAGAAACGGGGTTCTCCTCGTCCGAGGAGGAGTTCGCCCAGTGGCTCTTCGAGGCAGAGCTAGAGTATACCAGGAGGAAGCTCAGGTCGGCGGCTCAGAAACGAGACCTGCTGGCAGCCCAGGCTATCAGGGCTATAGACGACATTGATAAGACCGTGAACCTATATGTTGCGAGGCTAAGGGAATGGTATAGCATCCACTTCCCAGAGCTCAACGACCTCGTAAAGGAACACGAGGATTATGTAAAGATAGTCGCTGCTCTAGGGCACCGGTCCAATATGACGAAAAAATCGCTGATGGATCTAGGCTTCAGCGAGGAGAAGGCCGAGAAGATAGCGGAAGCCGCCAAAGCAAGTATAGGGGCGGACCTCTCAGAGTTCGACGTTGAAGCGGTCCAGACCCTAGCACGGATAGTCTCAGAACTGTACACCCTGAGGAGGCAGCTAACCGAGTACATAGAACAGGTAATGAAGGAAGTAGCTCCAAACATCACAGCCCTCGTAGGACCACTGCTAGGCGCTAGACTCATAAGCCTAGCAGGAGGCCTAGAGAAGCTAGCCAGGCTACCGGCAAGCACAATACAAGTACTGGGAGCAGAGAAAGCCCTCTTCAGGGCCCTAAGAACCGGGGGAAGACCCCCCAAGCATGGAATCATATTCCAGTACCCCGACATACACAGGAGTCCAAGATGGCAGAGAGGCAAGATAGCTAGGGCCCTAGCTGCGAAGCTCGCTATAGCGGCTAAGGTGGACGCCTTCAGCGGCAGGTTCATCGGGGACAAGCTACGGGAGGAGCTTAGGAAGAGGATAGAGGAGATCAAGAAGGTCTACGCCAAGCCGCCTAAGAGGAAGCCCGAACCCTCAAAGCCCGCTGTAGGGGCGGGTAAGCCGCCCAAGAAGGGAAGGGGTAGGAGGCCGCCCAAGAAGGGGAGACGTGGTAGAGGCAGGGCTAGGAGGTGA
- a CDS encoding DUF61 family protein produces the protein MAGELRKYVERKYREELRRLSSYWPAEYLTLRELRDGKRLVKLQTGETHALAEDEVERLLEAVPFYFHDLVRIPITLRYEKVGGVARYRVLGDRWQRRLVEILLTGNYSYRGLEELSVEEFIRLLRMYKSLVFVSVTL, from the coding sequence GTGGCCGGCGAGCTACGGAAGTACGTTGAGAGGAAGTACAGGGAGGAGCTCAGGAGGCTGTCGAGCTATTGGCCTGCAGAGTATCTGACGCTGAGAGAGCTGAGAGATGGAAAGAGGCTTGTGAAGCTCCAGACTGGTGAGACACACGCCCTAGCCGAGGATGAGGTTGAGAGGCTCCTAGAAGCTGTACCATTCTATTTCCACGACCTAGTTAGGATACCGATAACCCTGAGATACGAGAAGGTAGGCGGCGTGGCCAGGTATAGGGTTCTAGGTGATAGATGGCAGAGGAGGCTAGTCGAGATACTCCTCACAGGAAACTACTCCTACAGGGGCCTGGAGGAATTGAGCGTTGAGGAGTTCATACGTCTCCTGAGGATGTACAAGAGCCTCGTGTTCGTCTCGGTCACATTATAA
- a CDS encoding fibrillarin-like rRNA/tRNA 2'-O-methyltransferase: protein MMEVVRVEEHPRWKGVYVVELEDGSLRIATKNLVPGQRVYGERLFHYGGVEYREWNAYRSKLAGALLKGLEELPVEENDRILYLGIASGTTASHISDIVGPGGRIYGVEFAPRVMRDLILVVRERRNIYPILGDARFPERYRHLVEGVNGLYADVAQPDQASIVARNALFFLQDGGYLLLAIKARSIDVTTEPSEVYRQQIETLMKAGFEIKDVVHLDPFDRDHAMIYARYRRG, encoded by the coding sequence GTGATGGAGGTAGTTAGAGTAGAGGAGCATCCCAGGTGGAAGGGAGTCTATGTAGTGGAGCTTGAGGACGGCAGTCTACGGATAGCGACTAAGAACCTAGTGCCGGGACAGAGGGTGTATGGAGAGAGGCTATTCCACTATGGCGGGGTCGAGTATAGGGAGTGGAACGCGTATAGGAGCAAGCTGGCTGGGGCGCTACTGAAGGGTCTAGAAGAGCTGCCTGTAGAGGAGAACGACAGGATACTATATCTGGGCATAGCAAGTGGAACCACTGCGAGCCACATAAGCGATATAGTCGGTCCCGGCGGGAGGATCTATGGAGTCGAGTTCGCCCCCAGGGTTATGAGGGACCTCATACTAGTCGTGAGGGAGAGGAGGAACATATACCCGATACTAGGCGATGCAAGGTTCCCAGAGAGGTATAGGCACCTAGTGGAGGGCGTTAACGGGCTATACGCCGACGTGGCGCAACCCGACCAGGCTTCGATAGTGGCTAGGAACGCTCTATTCTTCCTGCAAGACGGCGGGTACCTACTCCTCGCGATCAAGGCCAGGAGCATCGATGTAACCACCGAGCCGAGCGAGGTGTACAGGCAACAGATCGAGACCCTGATGAAGGCTGGCTTCGAGATAAAGGACGTTGTGCACCTAGACCCGTTCGACCGTGACCACGCGATGATATACGCGAGGTATAGGAGAGGCTAG
- a CDS encoding DUF1464 family protein, giving the protein MARVLGIDPGTGSMDLLALDDSTMGVLYEESIPRAEITANPGILVDRVKGLARELGLDAVAAPSGYGLPPRPPRESLVDYILEATFVNRRDMESTHQIHGLRKVMLELARLDVPVFFTPGVVMLGTVPSYRKMNKIDMGTADKVFTVAAALWAEVEHRGSSLSDASFLVVESGLAYNAVLAVDSGKIVDGVGGTLGGPGFLGLGGMDAETAYVLSSLEPGFSRKRLFEGGVSYLCGIPDLAEFEEAFKRGVKCVEDAVGALAEAIVKDLFQLLPVFRARPRRVYVSGRLFRSSVGGVLKSRIEEALDRYGIGAEVVPVPRLGSRTKEGATGAAILASGYVGGRYKWVVDSLELFNAGGSVFDYILLGGISDEARDYFRSVGRDIL; this is encoded by the coding sequence GTGGCTAGAGTCCTAGGCATAGACCCCGGCACCGGGTCGATGGACCTGCTGGCGTTAGACGACTCTACTATGGGGGTCTTATATGAGGAGTCCATCCCCCGTGCGGAGATCACCGCGAACCCCGGAATCTTAGTCGACCGCGTTAAGGGTTTAGCCCGGGAGCTCGGTCTAGATGCCGTCGCGGCTCCCTCCGGCTACGGTCTACCCCCTAGGCCCCCCCGCGAGTCCCTAGTAGACTATATCCTTGAAGCCACCTTCGTCAACAGGCGTGACATGGAATCAACCCACCAGATCCATGGGCTTAGAAAGGTCATGCTTGAACTGGCAAGGCTCGACGTCCCAGTATTCTTCACGCCGGGGGTAGTCATGCTCGGAACCGTTCCCTCTTATAGGAAGATGAACAAGATAGACATGGGTACTGCGGATAAAGTCTTCACGGTGGCAGCCGCGTTATGGGCTGAGGTCGAACACCGCGGCTCCAGCTTGAGTGATGCATCGTTTCTTGTGGTGGAGTCTGGGCTAGCCTATAACGCTGTCCTAGCAGTTGACAGTGGTAAGATAGTTGATGGCGTTGGAGGGACCCTTGGCGGCCCCGGTTTCCTGGGCCTAGGGGGTATGGATGCAGAGACCGCTTATGTCCTGTCTTCTCTGGAACCCGGCTTCTCTAGGAAGAGGCTGTTTGAGGGGGGAGTTTCATACCTATGCGGAATCCCGGATCTAGCCGAGTTCGAGGAAGCCTTCAAGAGAGGGGTAAAGTGTGTAGAGGACGCGGTCGGGGCGCTGGCGGAGGCGATAGTGAAGGACTTGTTCCAGCTTCTGCCAGTGTTTAGGGCTAGGCCCAGGCGGGTTTACGTTAGTGGCAGGTTGTTCCGCTCGTCTGTAGGCGGCGTCCTCAAGTCTAGGATAGAGGAGGCACTGGATAGGTATGGGATAGGCGCTGAGGTTGTCCCGGTGCCAAGGCTTGGCTCCCGTACCAAGGAGGGGGCTACCGGTGCTGCGATCCTCGCGAGCGGCTATGTCGGTGGTCGCTATAAATGGGTGGTTGACTCGCTTGAACTCTTTAACGCTGGCGGCTCAGTATTCGACTATATACTTCTAGGCGGCATCTCCGACGAGGCTAGGGATTATTTTAGGAGCGTCGGACGAGATATATTATAA